In Acholeplasma equirhinis, the sequence ACTACCTAAGAGAAAAAGGTATTGCAAAGGCTGCTAAAAAAGCAGATCGTATTGCAGCAGAAGGTTTAACTAACGTATTAATCAACGGTAATGAAGCAATTTTATTTGAATTAAACTCAGAAACTGACTTCGTTGCTAAAAATGAAAAATTCCTAGCTTTACTTGAAGAAATTGGACAAATTATTTTAAATTCAAATGCAAAATCAACAGAAGAAGCACTTGCTTTAATAAAAGATGGTGCAACTGTTGAACAAATGTTATTAACAGCTACTGCAACAATCGGTGAAAAGATTTCTTTACGCCGTGTAGTTAGAGTAACTAAAGAATCAAACCAAGGTTTCGGTTCATACAAACACATGGGTGGTAAGATTTCAGTCTTAACAATTACAGCTAAAGAAGATGCTGCAGTTGCTAAAGATGTTGCTATGCACGTTTGTGTATTCAACCCAAGATTCTTATCAAGAGCAGATGTTGATCAACAAACTGTTGAACATGAAACACATATCATTAAAGAATTAATGGCTCAAGATGCAAGTTTAGCTGGTAAACCAGAAAAAGTATTAGAAGGTATCTTACAAGGTAAACTTTCTAAGACTTTACAAGAATTTGTTTTACTTGATCAAGCATTCGTAAAAGATCCTTCAATTAAAGTATCACAATACTTAAAGAATAATTCAAACGACATCATTTCTTATGTAAGATTAGAAGTTGGTGAGGGTATTGAAAAACAAGAAACTGACTTCGCAGCAGAAGTAATGGCTCAAGTTAAATAATTATTCTATTCCTAGGGAGGGACATCACATGTACCGACGTGTCATACTCAAGCTATCAGGTGAAGCATTAAAAGGTCAAGGAATTTATGGCATTGATCCAAAAACCGTTAAAGAAATTGCATTAGAAATCAAAGCATTAAGAGACTCAGGTGTCGAAGTATGTGTGGTTGTTGGTGCAGGTAACCTTTGGCGTGGTAAAACCGGTGAGGAATTAGGTATGGATCGTGCACAAGCAGACTATATGGGTATGCTTGGAACGATTATGAATGGTTTAGCACTTCAAGATGCCTTAGAGGGCGTAGGGGTTGCTACCAGAGTGATGACCGCACTTCCTACAAGCGCAGTTGCAGAACCGTACATTAGAAGACGTGCATTAAGACATTTAGAAAAAGGACGTGTCATTATTTTATCAGGAGGTACGGGTTCACCTTACTTCTCAACTGACACAACAGCCGCACTTCGTGCTGCTGAACTTGCTTGTGATGTCATTCTAATGGCAAAAAATGGTGTCGATGGTGTTTACACTAAAGACCCTAAGAAGTTTGCAGATGCTAAATTAATTAAACGCATTACCCATCAAGAAGTTTTAGAACAAAATCTACAAATTATGGATTCCACTGCTGCTTCATTATGTAAAGACAATCATATCGAAATTTTAGTGTTCAATATGAACATCAAAGGTAATATTGTCCGTGCAGTTATGAAAGAAGATATTGGAACCATCGTATCAAACGGGGTGTAAATATGAATGAACAAGCAGATATGCTGTTATTAGAAATCGAAGAAAAGATGGAAAAAGCGGTACTCGCTCTTGACCATCAATTCTCAAGCATTCGTACAGGTCGTGCGAATCCAAGTTTACTTGATCGTATCACAGTGAACTACTATGGTGTTGAAACACCACTTAAGCAAGTGGCTGCAATTTCAGTACCAGAAGCTCAACAACTCTATATCAAACCATTTGATAAATCAATATTAAAAGATATTGAACATGCGATTAACACTTCTAGTTTAGAATTACCACCTAGAAATGATGGTGTGGGCATTCGTTTAATGTTACCACCTCTTACAGAGGAACGTCGTCGTCAACTTGTAAAAGAAGTTGAAAAACTTTCTGAAACCGGAAAGATTGCAGTCCGTAACGTACGCCGTGATGGTAACGATGATTTAAAGAAATTGGGTCTTCCTGAAGATTCTGAAAAAGGCTATTTAGAAGATGTCCAAGCTTTAACTGATAAATATATCAAAGTCATCGACGAACACACTAAATCTAAATCTGATGAGCTCTTAACGATTTAATAAAAAAAAGATTAAGAGGAAAGGGGTTTTAAATATGGCTTCAAGAAGCGGTAAAGGTTATTGGTTTGGGACTGATTGGATAGTTTCAATTATTCTATCAATCATTCCAGGTGTTAACTGGTGGTTAGGTGTTATCCACAGAATCGTTAAAAAGAACTACTTAGGCGCAGTTGTTTATGTATTCTTCGGATGGATTCTTGGTTTCATTGACTTCATTACAATTCTCCTAGAAAACAAACTTGTATTCTTAGCAGAATAAGTTAAACCAAAAACTTAAGGTTTTATTTGTAAACAATGCGTTGGGTATTATACCCAACGTATTTTTTTTTCATGTGGTATAATTGTTTACAAATTGGGGGTGGATACTATGGTAGAGGGCTTTAAGTATCATGGAACAAATAAAACTTTCTTTGCTTACTACAAAGATGGTAAATGGGATGAAGGTCGTTTAAGTGATGATTTGAATATTCAAATCTCAGCACTTGCGACAGCACTTCAATACGGTCAAAGTATCTTTGAAGGTTTAAAAGCATATCGCGCTAAAGATGGAAGAACCTTACTATTTAGGCCGGATCAAAACCATCAAAGAATGATACATTCATGCGAAAGAATGATGATGCCACCAGTTCCAAAGGATTTATTTTTTGATGCAATTAAAAAAATAGTTGATGCTAACAGAGATTTAATTCCAAGTTATGAATCACGTGGTTCTTTATACATTCGACCGTTTGTGATTGGTATTGAAACAACAATGGGTGTACGTCCATCTTC encodes:
- the tsf gene encoding translation elongation factor Ts, which produces MVVTAAMVKELRDRTGAGMLDCKKALEETQGDVEKAIDYLREKGIAKAAKKADRIAAEGLTNVLINGNEAILFELNSETDFVAKNEKFLALLEEIGQIILNSNAKSTEEALALIKDGATVEQMLLTATATIGEKISLRRVVRVTKESNQGFGSYKHMGGKISVLTITAKEDAAVAKDVAMHVCVFNPRFLSRADVDQQTVEHETHIIKELMAQDASLAGKPEKVLEGILQGKLSKTLQEFVLLDQAFVKDPSIKVSQYLKNNSNDIISYVRLEVGEGIEKQETDFAAEVMAQVK
- the pyrH gene encoding UMP kinase — encoded protein: MYRRVILKLSGEALKGQGIYGIDPKTVKEIALEIKALRDSGVEVCVVVGAGNLWRGKTGEELGMDRAQADYMGMLGTIMNGLALQDALEGVGVATRVMTALPTSAVAEPYIRRRALRHLEKGRVIILSGGTGSPYFSTDTTAALRAAELACDVILMAKNGVDGVYTKDPKKFADAKLIKRITHQEVLEQNLQIMDSTAASLCKDNHIEILVFNMNIKGNIVRAVMKEDIGTIVSNGV
- the frr gene encoding ribosome recycling factor, which produces MNEQADMLLLEIEEKMEKAVLALDHQFSSIRTGRANPSLLDRITVNYYGVETPLKQVAAISVPEAQQLYIKPFDKSILKDIEHAINTSSLELPPRNDGVGIRLMLPPLTEERRRQLVKEVEKLSETGKIAVRNVRRDGNDDLKKLGLPEDSEKGYLEDVQALTDKYIKVIDEHTKSKSDELLTI